From a single Macrobrachium rosenbergii isolate ZJJX-2024 chromosome 9, ASM4041242v1, whole genome shotgun sequence genomic region:
- the LOC136841854 gene encoding beta-1,3-galactosyltransferase 5-like, whose amino-acid sequence MSKKHSLKEYSLALVTAVAFLLLICFTWEAKQSSTLPAVQYVNDQPPLEAYASLFPSHISLMDLGRASFIVNSAVCNDADQPVLLLYLVFSHPYHKELRDTHRKHTSQELLKSLGSRRVFFLADGSQKSQENYPTVPMPVVLSENGKHRDLVVADFIDHYRNLTYKHAMALSWAKHFCPQARYILKMDDDIMVDVWGMTNLLRSGLAADNFGVIHSRAREVYLDHKGLWAAGLQQRGLRPQRGSGKWKVTMAEFPGSVYPNYLSGWAYIITQPAASAIVTAAGNNTPFWIDDVYMTGILAVKARVKHYSLNHHYTLTVSSVKCCLEGKDTVASAFPLAREAPLCNLLVAPSGKNVTLLASWLSAARNCYQANRCPQQQQPGTCPPTRPYYGVGTVIPLS is encoded by the coding sequence ATGAGTAAGAAACATTCGCTCAAAGAATATTCGCTGGCTCTCGTGACAGCTGTGGCATTTTTGCTACTGATATGTTTCACCTGGGAAGCAAAGCAGTCATCGACACTTCCCGCGGTGCAGTATGTCAATGACCAACCACCATTAGAAGCCTACGCCAGCCTCTTCCCTAGTCATATATCTTTAATGGATCTGGGAAGGGCTTCCTTCATAGTGAATAGCGCAGTTTGTAACGACGCGGATCAGCCAGTGCTTCTCCTCTACCTCGTGTTTTCACACCCATATCACAAGGAACTTAGGGACACTCACCGCAAGCATACGTCACAGGAGCTGCTGAAATCCCTGGGGTCAAGAAGGGTCTTTTTCCTAGCGGATGGCAGTCAGAAGTCTCAGGAGAATTACCCGACGGTGCCAATGCCCGTCGTGTTGAGTGAAAATGGCAAACACCGAGATCTCGTCGTGGCAGATTTTATTGACCATTATCGCAACCTGACCTACAAACACGCCATGGCGCTGTCGTGGGCTAAACACTTTTGTCCTCAGGCTCGCTACATCCTTAAAATGGATGACGACATTATGGTTGACGTCTGGGGAATGACGAACCTTCTGAGATCAGGATTAGCTGCTGATAACTTTGGTGTCATCCATAGCAGAGCAAGAGAAGTGTATTTGGATCACAAGGGCTTATGGGCAGCTGGGCTACAGCAGAGAGGTTTGCGGCCACAACGCGGGAGTGGCAAGTGGAAGGTAACGATGGCAGAGTTCCCTGGTTCCGTGTACCCGAATTACCTGTCAGGTTGGGCCTACATTATAACACAGCCAGCAGCTTCGGCCATCGTGACAGCTGCTGGCAACAACACTCCCTTCTGGATCGATGACGTTTACATGACAGGGATACTAGCCGTGAAGGCGAGAGTGAAACACTACTCTCTCAACCACCACTACACCTTGACAGTCAGTTCTGTGAAGTGTTGTTTGGAAGGCAAGGACACCGTGGCGTCTGCTTTCCCACTGGCGAGAGAAGCGCCGCTCTGTAACCTTCTAGTTGCTCCCTCGGGGAAAAATGTTACACTCCTGGCCTCGTGGCTCAGTGCAGCCAGAAATTGCTACCAGGCTAACAGATGCCCTCAGCAACAGCAGCCTGGAACCTGTCCCCCAACGAGACCTTATTATGGTGTTGGCACAGTCATACCTTTGTCGTGA